CGTGGATCTTCCTCTGTTACTAGTTGAGATCGACGCAACTTTTTTTGTATTCCTCGTGCCATCGAGTCAACTCCTCCAAGGCACTACGTGCCTTTAAGAGATCAAGATTAACTTCTAGACTCTTTTCCTCCGAAGCCACCAATGCTTCCCCAAGTTCGGAGCAATGCAGTTGGGAACCAGATAGTTCCTAGCAGACAGATTTGAGCTGCTTCTTAAGGGCAAAGAGTTCAGAATGGGCACAACCTTGCTTTGACTCAAACTCTCCCTAGGCGAGGGAAAGTTGAGTCCTAGCCTGGGCGTTGGTGCTGCAAGGCACGGGCTAGAGCCGTGCGCTGGATAGCATGCCTGATGGGGCATGCCACTAACCTCACTGCTGTTGCAGAGCATGCTGAGCATGTCAAGCCATGGCCTTGGCGTGCTGATGGTCAAGCCATAGGCTGTCAAGGGTATGTCATGGTTGGAGCCATGGCATGCCTACTGGGTGCTATCAAGTGAGTGCCATGGCAGGAGCCATGGCATGATGGTGGTGCTGTCAAGTGTGTGCCATGGCGGCCGCCATGGCATGCCTGCAAAGCTGTCAAGGGCGTGCCATGGCTGGGGCCATGGCGTACTGATGGGCTGCTGGGCATGGTGATGGTGCTGGTCATGCTGATGGTGCTGGCCATGCTGATGGCCCATGGGGCTGTCAGGGCATATCAAGGCATGACCTGTGTGGCTGTCATGGCATGTCAACAGCAGTGTCAATTGGCTGTCAGGGCATACCAACAATTGTGTCAATGGGCTGTCAAGGCTGAGCCATGGCCTAGACAAATGGAAAGACATGAGTCATCTTCCAATTTACCCGTGCCATTCCCGCAATCTTCCTAGTGTCTGCACTAGACCCCTAGAGAAGTCCTCCAAAGTTAGGCTTGACCCCATAAATGGCCCGATCTTGGTTGTCCATGCATGTCTAGGGCCTTGTCCTAGGGTGATTTTTGTTGGGGTCCTGACGCTCTTCTATGATAGTGGCCTCATGGCCAACCTCTCCACCCTAGGCAGCATCTCCCTCTTCACCCTGGGCAGCACCTGCCTCTCCGTTCCGAGCAACATCCTCCTCTTAGCCCCTGGCAGCACCCTCCTCTCTGCCTTGGTCCACATGATAGCCCAGAGGTGCCTTACCAGCTAGACTCAATGAAAAGGCAGCTTCAACTTCAGCATTGACCTCGCCACTCTCCCCTCCCCCACCAAATTCTCAAATATGGGGAGTTCAAAGGTGGGGCTAGTTGTCAAATTGAGATTTTAAGGAGGAAGGTCAAAATCGAAGGTGGTCACTAATTCAGAATGGGCTTGGCCCATCATGCCCTCGCACTGGCGAGTGTTTGGGGGTAGAAGGCGAGGTACCTTGAGGTTTGTTAGCCATGGGGGAGTCACCAACACCTGTGCCCGAAGCCCCGATCTTCGCCGCAGGAGAAGGTGTATTTGTGTTGGTAAGGCGAAAGCGTTTCCTAGAAGCCCTTAGAGTAGACTTAGAAGAAGGCTTCAGTGGAGGATGTGGCGCCACAGCCTTGGTTAAAAAGAGACGCCCTTTGACCTTCGAACAGTAAGGCACTTCCAAAAAATGATTAATGTTGATGTGGGTTAAAAGGGCCTTggtccaaagggcatcctcatGGTCAATCACCCAAGCATGAACCATATTGATACGAGATTGCTCTCGTTCAAACAAGGGTTCCAAGGCTACTGCTAAGCCTTTGTCATCAAGAGCCTTACTCTAAGAGGCCCTAACTGGGAAGTCTCGTATACCAGCCTCTGAATTGGGGAATTCTCATTCCAGAAATCAAGAAAAACTTTCTTGTCCATTGTTTGGCATTTGAAAGGCAACCCTTAAAACGGGCCAGCTGCTAATTCTTGATACGAAAGCTTAGAATATTTCCTGGAGAAATCCTCAAAGAGTAAAATGTCAAGAAATCTCGGGCAATTAAATCATGGTATTCTTCTTTAGCGGGCTCTAGAACCATTCGAAACACtacacaagaacaaagaagaaCCCACCATGTAAGGGAGTGAAGCTGTGCAGGGGCTAACTGGAGAAGATCAAGAACGTCACATATGGGGTGACAAAAGGGGAATCGCAAACCATAGGTTAGGGCACAAACAGGAAGGGAAATCTTTTCGACAAACCCTTCTTGGTCGACTCAACCATGATGGGGCAGTTCTAGAATTATTGAATTTGGGATCCCATACGTGTTGCACAAGTTTGTCAAATCCCTAGTCGTAAGGGTGGAGTGCAACTTGTAACCTTCGAAGGCGGGGACATCTTTCATAGAGGAAGACTCTAGAGAAGTAGAGGTTTGTGGTGTGTTTCATTGGGCATGAGAGAGCCGCAGAGAGAGCAAAAAGTAGAGGGAAATGAGAGAGTTATAGAGAGGACAAAAAgcagagaaaaatgagagagttgCAGAGAGCAGGAGGCCGCAATAGTGGAGTTCAAGAAAGTAAAGATAGAAGGAAGAAAAGGACACATTcgtgaagaaaaggaaaatgaaaaggatCAAGGAAATGAAAGGGTAGGGGATAGTGGCAGATCTCATCATTACTTAACTAGGTGATGCAATTGAAAGGGAACATGGCAACAGTTACTAGGTAAGGTATGCACAACCCTCGAAGTTTGAAATTCCCACCTCTTGATAAGTGGAAacaggaaaacaaaacaataaatgGGCTAGCGGGGTAGCCCATAGGTTCAAAACCCCAACGGGGTAACTCATAGTTTTAAATAcccttagaaaaataaatcaaaatacgCTTACATGTGAAATGAATTAACAAGGCAACTATTAGGTTAATATTGGTATGGCTCAAATCAGGACCCAAGGCCCACTACCACGTAAAGATAACTACCCAAGAAAGTCGTACAGATTAATACAAGCTTAGATGCCCTACTTATTAGAAGAGTATAATCTTCAGCTCATGGATATTCACGACGTGACGATTAGATAACTCTGATATATCAAGGATAAGCCTCCTAATGGTTAAGCATTGCACGAGCCTAATCTGTTTATGGCATTTATCCAGTGGATCCCTACACCTATGTATAAGGGTAATAAGTAACTCTCTAAGCATCGGATTAAACATTCTTGAATTATTATTCTTCACTTGTTACTGACTTAAGTATCGGAATTGTCACAAGTACATAGTGCCACCTACATAGCATTTTGCTGGTTAATGATTACATTCGATAGTGGGACACATCCTTTACAGttaggatattattttttaatattattattattttaaaattaaaaaaataaattttttattatattttatttgaaaatcttataaaataataattataaaataaaataaattaagataaaatagttttaccATCCAAACGGCCGAATTTTGTCTTTACATTAATAGCCAATAGCTTTGTTGGGCATAGGCATAGATCAACTGTACGTTTCCAATATAAGAACTTTTCTTAAGTTTGTTTCTTCATGATAAGAAATCTACTGCATGCATACTAATGCTAAGGAAAAGAGACGGcgaaacaattttattttttataatattatgagGAGATTCACGTCATGAATGATCTCATTTATTGAACGTACGACTCACGAGTCAGCACATTTGGCTTCTAATGATCGATCAATCAGCACATGCAATTGAAGCATCTTCGCAAGTGATGCATCCAGTTACGTTTTGGCCAGAAACGGCCTACTGCTGTGATGATCTGTCTAATTAAGTACTCCTCGTCTTTCGCACCCACGCATGCATGTTGCCTATCCGAGGACTTTGACCTGCAGCTGTCAATATGTCAGCTTCATTTAGATCATTCATTGAACGTACGACTCACGAGCCAGCGTTTGGCTTCTTATGATCGATCAATCAGCACATGCAATTGAAGCACCTTCGTAAGTGATATATCCAGTTACGTTTTGGCCAGAAACGGCCTACTGCTGTGATGATCATCTGGCTAGAAACGACGTGCAGTTGTCAATATCTCAGCTTTATCATAAATGGTGAAACTCATCAGAAATCAACTGCATGCATGCGTACTAATGCTAAGGAAAAGAGACGgcgaaacaaaatttttttttttaatattataaggaGATTCACGTCATGAATGATCTCATTTATTGAACGTACGACTCACGAGTCAGCGTTTGGCTTCTAATGATCGATCAATCAGCACATGCAATTGAAGCATCTTAAGTGATATATCCAGTTACGTTTTGGCCAGAAACGGCCTACTGCTGTGATGATCTGTCTAATTAAGTACTCCTCCTCTTTCGCACCCACACATGCATGTTGCCTATCCGAGGACTTTGACCTGCAGCTGTCAATATCTCAGCTTCATCATAAATGGTGAAACTCATCATAAatctactgcatgcatgcatactaATGCTAAGGAAAAGAGACGgcgaaacaatttttttttttaatattataaggaGATTCACGTCATGAATGATCTCATTTATTGAACGTACGACTCACGAGTCAGCGTTTGGCTTCTAATGATCGATCAATCAGCGCATGCAATTGAAGCTTCTTCGCAAGTGATATATCCAGTTAGGTTTTGGCAAGAAATGGCCTACTGCTGTGATGATCTTTCTAATTAAGTACTCCTCGTCTCTCGCACTCACGCATGCAGGTTGCCTATCCGAGGACTTTGACCTGCAGCTGTCAATATCTAAGCTTCATCATAAATGGCGAAACTCATCAGAAATCTACTGCATGCACGCATACTTATGCTAGCTTGCTCTCTCTGTGGTCGAAAGAACAGAGGAGTTTAGTGCTCTTTAGTCAAGGTGAGCTTCCACCTTGTACAATATTATTGCCTGCCGATCGAGCCGCAGCTTGCTGCAGGCGGCCTGTTAAAAACACTAGTCATGTTCATAAACAgtatccatgcatgcatgcatacgaAAAAGTTTTCACAATATTGTTGTTTTCTTGAAGTAGAGACAAATCGAAGTTGGATCCAAGATCTgacatttttatgatttttgtttcttttttttttttggaaataatattttagaaaataattctaattgATGGGGCACTTTTATAACTTCTTATATATTTCGCCAACTGCAGGTGCCAGCCAATCGATCTATTATATACTCTTTGAATTTTTGCTCCTCTAATCACAAGTAGTACTACTTCAGAACTGCACGTTCCATTTGCAGAAGATCTTTGTCCAGCTAGATCTCTCCCGATACAAGGTACATAAATATCGCCaacttatacaatatttataaatgttttctttttttgctagataattataaattaatgcgtATTATTTATGTACGTATGTATATAGGGTGCctaatgttctctctttgtttatttatttttctctttgattAAGTGGTAATGTTCACCGATCTCAATATGGAGTAATTTTGAGAGGCTCAAATTAATTGAAATGCATAATCTTACCATTATCTTTTAGTTAGTTTTTTGACAGACGATTAGGTGCCATCGATCACAAGCTCGTGTGATCGATGAAGATAGAAATTAATTTTGTGCCAGGGCAAAAATATTTGAGATTCTCTCCGACTGTTTGATTAATTTGAAGAGCAATTGATATTTgatacaatattaaatatttatgtgGGATCTTTAATACTTGAAAATcttatcaaatatttatatgagattAATATCTTGAAAAGAGAACAGGCTAGGCCATTACCTCGATTTCTTTTATTCGACTATGCATCAGTTTCTAGTCTCATCATGTGTTTCTGATAATTGTTATGGTTTCTATTTGTTAAATTTTGAATgtttctttattaatttatatgtttatgGATTGGAAAGGAGTGGAGCGAGGAAGGAGCAGTTCCACCTTAAGAGCATACTTCCAGTACGTATATATTTGAGCCTGCAGTCCAAACatttgaaaatgaagaagaaatacCACTCTCCTCTGATGTTCCTGACCTTGTTCCTGATCTGTCAAATTATTTTATGCCACAACATGAGCATGGTGATAGCTCAGTTGGATGCCACTACTGACAAGCAAGCCCTTCTATCTTTCAAATctcttgtctctgatcctcggAGTACTCTATCCCAATGGAACCTCGATTCATCTCATTGCAATTGGCCTGGTGTAAATTGCACCAATAATGGAGCTCGAGTCCAGTATCTACTACTTAGCGGTCATGGCTTCATTGGAATCATTCCTCCACAGCTTTCCAACCTCACATCCCTCCAAATTCTTGACCTTTCTGAAAACTCTTTTTTCGGTCACATTCCTAGAGAGTTTTCTCAGCTGGCCAACCTTCAAATTCTAGATCTTGCAGTAAACTCCATCAATGGCACAATTCCTCTTGAACTCGGCAATTTGCTTAGATTGAAGAAACTTGACTTGTCCAGAAATAATTTTAGTGGTGCAATCCCCACAACGTTTGGTTTTCTACCCAAGCTTACCTTGCTCTTAATAGCAGAAAACCAGCTATCTGGTAAAATTCCAGCTGAGTTGGGCCATCTCCGAAATCTACTTGTCCTGCATCTTTCTATGAATCAATTAACCGGAGAAATTCCATTTTCGATCTGCAACATGTCTTCTTTGGTCTACTTATCTCTTACAGGAAACATGCTTACTGGGAAACTACCTTCCAATATAGGCCATGATCTTCCCCGTTTAACTGAGTTTTACTTGGCTAACAATATGCTGGAAGGTCAAATTCCCAGTTCTTTGTCCAATGCTTCACAACTGGAATTCATTGATCTCTCTATAAATAGATTCAGTGGGTCTCTTCCGTTGCTGGGTAACTTGAAGAATCTAACACTACTTAATCTTGGATATAATAGGTTATCTTCAACGACGGAACTGAACTTTCAGGCATTTGGGTCCCTCACAAATTGTACTAAGATGGAACGACTCAATGTGGAGTCGAGCCAACTAGGAGGAGAACTTCCCCTTTCTGTATCAAATCTGTCGGCAAACCTTCAAGAGTTTATTATTGGTGAGAACTTCTTCACTGGAGGCTTTCCCCAAGGTTTCGAGAAGTACCAGAACctctcttttttatatatagaaaataattatttccaaGGTGAAATACCAAGCTCTATTGGAAAACTGAAGCGACTACAAAGTTTGATGGTAGATAGAAATGAGCTTTCTGGAGAAATTCCCGATATCTTTCGCAATTTGACACAActttattttcttgatatgtcGGACAACCAGCTCTCTGGTGGATTTCCATCTAGTTTAGCGTATTGCCAACACTTGAGTTTCTTGTATCTACCAGGGAACAAGCTCACGGGAAgcattacaaaaaatatttcttcaagtttaAGGGAATTGCTATTGGCACGAAACTTGTTTACTGGTTCTCTACCGATGGAAATAGGAAACTTGAAGCAGCTTGAAGTATTGGACGTTTCTGGAAACCTTCTATCAGGAAATATCACCACAGAGATTACAAAATGCTCGAGTTTGCGCAATTTGAGCATGGCAAGCAACAACCTAACTGGCTCAATACCAAGCTCACTTGGAGAATTAACGCCACTAGAGAGCTTGGACCTTTCCTTTAACGATCTTTCTGGCCCAATCCCAAAAGAGCTGGAGAATCTTGAAGTTCTAAAGACTCTAAATTTGTCTTTCAATCAATTAGAAGGACAAATTCCAAGAAATGGTGTGTTTGTCAACCTCACTTGGAACTCCCTCCAGGGAAATTATAAGCTCTGTGGATTCAACCAAGAGGCTGCAGAAAAGCTGAGAGTCAATATATGTACATCAAATTCTCATTTACTACCTAAAATATTGATTCCAATTTCTTGTTTCCTTGCATTAGTGTGTGCAATATGTTGCTTCTTTTGGGCTTTGATCACCCGAAAGAACAAAAATAGAGGAGATAAAAAAAGATCTTCATATGAAATCATCTGGTCTCTGCCAATTGTATCTTACTCTGAAATCCAGCATGCGACAAATGGTTTTGCCGTAGAAAATCTTATTGGCAAGGGAGGGTTCGGGACCGTTTATAAAGCAGTGTTCGAGAATACTGGGAAGCTTGGTGTCAACACCATCTCTGCAGTCAAGGTTCTTGACTTGGGAAAAAGCAAAGCTTCTAAAAGTTTTGATGCAGAATGTGAAGTGCTGAGAAATATTAGGCATCGGAATCTTGTTAAGGTTTTCACTTCTTGCTCAAGCATTGATCATATAGGAGCTGATTTTAAGGCTTTGATTATGGAATTCATGTCTAATGGCAATTTGGATAATTGGTTGTACCCCGAAGATATTGAGTCTGGGTTATTCCTAACCTTAACCCAGAGACTAAATATTGCCATTGATGTAGCTTCTGCCTTAGATTATCTGCACCACCATTGTGAGCCACCTATAGTCCATTGTGATTTGAAGCCTGGAAATGTGCTTCTAGACAAGAACATGGTTGCTCATGTTGGAGATTTTGGATTGGCAAGGTTTCTCCTTCAAAATCCTCAACAGAATGTGATTAGCACAATTGGACTAAAAGGCTCAATTGGCTACATTGCCCCAGGTATTCAAAATTCATCTAATAACATTGAAACCACCCAAGTAAAATCTTTGGTTTTTATATTCCATATGTGAAGTTTTATAATTTGgagtttaaaatttattctaacgTTAATGTATTTGTTACAGAGTATGGACAAGGTGGCAAATCTTCTACCAGTGGGGATGTCTACAGTTTTGGGATACTTTTGCTTGAGATGTTTATAGCAAAGAAGCCCACTGATGAGATGTTCAAGCAAGGTTTAAACCTATATAAGTATGCATCGACAATATTGCAGGAGAAGAAAATCACAGATATTGCAGATCCAAGGCTTTTCAAGGATAACAAAAATTACAGTACTCGAAGCTCCAACACCAGCATCAGCACCAGTAATTTCACTGGGTGTGAGAGCAGCAACATCGACAGAAATTTCAGTCATGATTGGTTTAACATAAGCGAAGAATGTTCGATAGCCGCAATAAGGCTTGGTTTGTCATGTGCAGCACATTTGGCCAAGGATCGTTTGACCATGGGAGAAGCCTTGATAAGGTTGCAGGAGTTGATGAAAATCCTTGTGGGATGATACTCAGACAACTCATGTCTATTTAGGGATGGcaatatataatcaaaatctGAAGATGAGTTTGGATCAAAATAGGTTAACTCGTTAAAATACAATTAATCAACAGACCAATAATGGTCAactagtttaaattttattttcaagttacaattttattattgtcaGGTTGTAATATTTGTATTTCTCAATATACTTATGTTTTTATTCTTAGGATTGTAATTATGAACCTACGCTCATATTTGTTCttgttagatttataatattagttttattatagattaaaataaaaaatatattgatatttcttTATTAGTAGGTAgtcttattgttttttatttggagataTTATGGTTActaataaatattgattttaaattttatgtgaaattatattaatcaggtcaaatggATTATGCCAGTTAGTTCAATccatttatatgaaatgagttaaaattAGTCATATCGTGTTGacctatttataattaattattaaacaaattacACGACACAActaatcatttaaatatattttagttaaaatttgtaAGTCTAGTTGTTTAATTTAACGaattgtgtttaaattaatctatataattaaatattcataaCTTAATACAACACGACACGAATACAACATAAATTGTCAAAGGCACTATGGATTTTTGTCTCAAGGCTAGGCAGCAAGCTAGCCAGCTTTCGCTTTAAATATtcagattttgttttcttttagcaTTAAACCTGTGGGGGTTTACTGACTATAGCATATTTTACCTTTTGTGACTAGCGTCTTCTATTATCTCTGTACGTACCTTAGGTGAATAATTAAATTGTTTtgctaatatattttttttataagtgagaattattaataaaaaatacgaAACCATCCTCTTACTGAAATAAAAAAGTTTGCGGAATTTGagtcatttataatattaaaattcggtaaaaaaaaataaaaaaaaaactaatatcacatcattggttttaaaattttgatcgAGCATTGTTctcaacaaaatattttttgattttttcttccaacttttctcatctatttttttaagtgaaattGACTTTGATAGTCAAGAAATAATAACTTATAAACTCCTTTGACatgactttttaaaaataaaataaaataaaataaaataaaagtattaaaaaaaaaaaactcctttgACATTTAAAAAACTTTGGAAAAGTCTAAACATCCCCGGTGTGCGTCCCCGTTGAGTCCCCGTTGCCTACGTGGCTTGATAatgtaaacgacgccgtttacaTTTTAGAATCTCATCCGtcaaattttaagaaagaaaattttccaGTACTTTCTTTCGATCTCCTTCCATTTTCTCGACGACCAGACATAGACTATACAGAAAGCAAGgttccaagaaagaaaaaagaaaagtaaatataGAGGAACCTAGGGTCTTTCCTTGATTACCTGAGAGGTCAGGTCAGCTGCGGTGTAAATGAGTGCTGAGGTGATACTCTTCGTTAAGACCGGCCTGGATTTCACCATCCCCAAGTACCAACTCACAAATCCAGTCTTCGAAACCGACGACGACGAAGAAGTAGAAGAGAAGGGATACGAGAAGGAAGACGGGAATAAGTCATATTCTCGGGTTTTCCTGAGGAAATCGGGAAATCGGAAATAAGCTCTAGACCTCAAGGCAGAGGTCGTCGTAACTGGAGCTCGGGCGGGGCAAACAAGGTGGGTGATAGCGTGGCTTTGTAACAGGCGGGAAATGCCGGCGTTTCCCCGGAGACCGGCGATCATTTTGGTTGGAAGTTTTCGTTTCAGTACTAAGCAATagaaaatacccaaaaaaaaaaaaggtaaaacaaagaaagaaatgagaaaatgtGTAACAACAACCAGATCAaatgtttaaagaaaaactcaGTTAAAACCATTGTCTTACCCACAAATGTAGACGAAAGAACAAGCTAAAAGCCAGTTAAAACCATTGTCTTACCCACAAACTCTGTTTCCGATTTTAATTTTCTGCACAGTTTTCCTCACTACTCTTCAAAATCAACCGTTCTCTTACTCACGGGGAAAGATTAAAGCACAGAAAAACCAACCTCAAGCTCGTCGGCTATGGGAGGCTCTGTTTTCGGCTCTGCGAGGTCAAAATCACGACAAACACTGCTCCCGCATTCAACTATGGTTCTTACTGactttttcgtttttttttttaataattttttattactggCTGACGTGGCAGTTCTGAAAAACTTTACTCAAAACTTTACTCAGTCACGGGGACGCGGCGGGGTTACTTCCCCGGGGGTATGTAGCAGTTCTGAAAAACTTTACTCAAATTTAAGGGCGGGGTCCAGTACCCACACCCGGTCACCCTCCCAGTAAACCCGCTCGAGCCCCACGTGAGGCTGGCAGGACAGTTAGGCATCAGGTGGGTGCCAGCCCCCATGAGAAAAGCGGAGTTGGATGCTCGGTGGAGCATTATCCCTACCTGGGTTTCAGTATTTACTTTGACTCgatgaaaatttaattgttagTCAAGCTGCActcatttttccaacattgtAGGTACAGTAATATCATTTTCCCTAAGAGCACTAGCAATGGTttattcatcttcatttttgaagtcaaatttgaataaacttaTCACAATTTCATCTACATTGGTTTATTtatcttcataattttaaataactatgaACAGTAGTTATTCATGTTTGAAGatgtcattttctttcttcaaacattattttattgttttttctctcaccttccaactctctctttctctctttttctctcttttcttttttctcttctctctctttattattttattattatttgatcaaaaaatacataatccaatgtaggaatttttcttcatattcaaaatcaatctttaaaacatgtaattttacatatgaagaTAAAAAAACTATTGTCAATGCTCTAAGCCCGATGCATGTAATAGGACCATTCACCCATCTTTGTTCCGAGAATCCGAACCACCCGTATGTTCGATCGGCCCGTAGGCTAAGGTCTATATTGGGCCTATCTTAGGAAACTAGAGATAAATATTGGGAACTCGAAAAGTACAAGAGGCattataatttcatcttattattaaatataatgttAATAAAATTTCATAACAAAACTCTACATTTTAATGATATGCATCTTGTAATATGACGAGAAGACTGCGTGTCTACATTTTAGAATTATCTAATAATTGCTtgcaaaataaatgaaacatcgAGATAGTGAACACCAA
This is a stretch of genomic DNA from Carya illinoinensis cultivar Pawnee chromosome 15, C.illinoinensisPawnee_v1, whole genome shotgun sequence. It encodes these proteins:
- the LOC122295925 gene encoding probable LRR receptor-like serine/threonine-protein kinase At3g47570, giving the protein MKKKYHSPLMFLTLFLICQIILCHNMSMVIAQLDATTDKQALLSFKSLVSDPRSTLSQWNLDSSHCNWPGVNCTNNGARVQYLLLSGHGFIGIIPPQLSNLTSLQILDLSENSFFGHIPREFSQLANLQILDLAVNSINGTIPLELGNLLRLKKLDLSRNNFSGAIPTTFGFLPKLTLLLIAENQLSGKIPAELGHLRNLLVLHLSMNQLTGEIPFSICNMSSLVYLSLTGNMLTGKLPSNIGHDLPRLTEFYLANNMLEGQIPSSLSNASQLEFIDLSINRFSGSLPLLGNLKNLTLLNLGYNRLSSTTELNFQAFGSLTNCTKMERLNVESSQLGGELPLSVSNLSANLQEFIIGENFFTGGFPQGFEKYQNLSFLYIENNYFQGEIPSSIGKLKRLQSLMVDRNELSGEIPDIFRNLTQLYFLDMSDNQLSGGFPSSLAYCQHLSFLYLPGNKLTGSITKNISSSLRELLLARNLFTGSLPMEIGNLKQLEVLDVSGNLLSGNITTEITKCSSLRNLSMASNNLTGSIPSSLGELTPLESLDLSFNDLSGPIPKELENLEVLKTLNLSFNQLEGQIPRNGVFVNLTWNSLQGNYKLCGFNQEAAEKLRVNICTSNSHLLPKILIPISCFLALVCAICCFFWALITRKNKNRGDKKRSSYEIIWSLPIVSYSEIQHATNGFAVENLIGKGGFGTVYKAVFENTGKLGVNTISAVKVLDLGKSKASKSFDAECEVLRNIRHRNLVKVFTSCSSIDHIGADFKALIMEFMSNGNLDNWLYPEDIESGLFLTLTQRLNIAIDVASALDYLHHHCEPPIVHCDLKPGNVLLDKNMVAHVGDFGLARFLLQNPQQNVISTIGLKGSIGYIAPEYGQGGKSSTSGDVYSFGILLLEMFIAKKPTDEMFKQGLNLYKYASTILQEKKITDIADPRLFKDNKNYSTRSSNTSISTSNFTGCESSNIDRNFSHDWFNISEECSIAAIRLGLSCAAHLAKDRLTMGEALIRLQELMKILVG